The following coding sequences lie in one Terriglobales bacterium genomic window:
- a CDS encoding P-II family nitrogen regulator has protein sequence MTKIEAIIQPSKFDAVKDALLEIGIDGMTASEVRGHGRQKGHTEIYRGHEYEVDLLPKIKLEVVVEDELLDRATDTIIGAAATGRIGDGKIFFYKIDGAVRIRNREQGVGAL, from the coding sequence ATGACGAAGATTGAAGCCATCATTCAGCCGTCGAAGTTTGATGCAGTCAAAGATGCGCTGCTCGAAATCGGTATTGACGGCATGACCGCATCGGAAGTCCGAGGCCATGGACGACAGAAAGGTCATACCGAGATTTATCGAGGACACGAGTACGAGGTAGATCTCCTGCCAAAGATCAAACTCGAAGTCGTGGTAGAGGACGAACTCCTTGATCGAGCGACGGATACTATCATCGGCGCTGCCGCGACAGGAAGAATTGGTGACGGAAAGATATTTTTCTATAAAATCGACGGAGCGGTGCGCATACGGAACCGGGAGCAGGGAGTCGGCGCCCTCTAG
- a CDS encoding ammonium transporter codes for MRPNTTQQTKLSLSAKFSRLARRLRDKEWRRYGGLLIAGKAVGLMAVLAVIYLVSSFCFAHAFAAEAIPEVKVSDVINPINTMWTLIAAFLVFGMQVGFTMLEAGFCRSRETVNVLMECIVDTCLCGLLFYAFGFAFMFSHGNGFIGYHWFFLKDAPVTYETTGVAFLAFWLFQFAFADTCSTITSGAMIGRTGFVGDLLYSVAVSGFIYPIIGHWAWGPDGFLATMGSAGNFLPGLGQGFHDFAGSTVVHTIGGFVALAGSIILGPRLGRKFKRDGGGPMMPHDLTIAASGGLLLWFGWYGFNPGSTLSAMDFEGIGRVAANTTLAACAAGLTAMLYAYIGSKKWDVSFTVNGFLAGLVAITCPCYWVSPTGAILLGGVAGVIVVLGVEFLEWLRIDDPIGAVPVHGICGIWGTLSLGLFACGKYGATGPITPDNSAALKGLFYGGGTTLLAAQAIGSVIVTLSTFAVAMAVMYLVNLTGTLRVSREGELYGLDLHEHGISAYPEYVISGLGRPAGMPAETQLVEEPALIAAKVTAGHAFQKVGS; via the coding sequence ATGCGTCCCAATACGACACAGCAAACAAAGCTGTCGTTGAGTGCTAAATTTTCGCGTCTTGCCAGGCGACTGCGCGACAAAGAATGGCGCCGCTACGGAGGATTGCTGATCGCGGGCAAAGCCGTCGGCCTAATGGCGGTGCTGGCGGTAATTTACCTGGTGTCGAGCTTCTGTTTCGCTCATGCCTTCGCCGCCGAAGCGATTCCAGAGGTCAAAGTCTCTGACGTGATCAACCCCATCAACACCATGTGGACGCTCATTGCTGCGTTTCTTGTGTTCGGAATGCAGGTTGGGTTCACCATGCTCGAAGCGGGTTTCTGCCGTTCGCGCGAGACCGTGAACGTGTTGATGGAATGCATTGTCGATACCTGCCTTTGCGGGTTGCTGTTTTATGCATTCGGCTTCGCATTCATGTTCAGCCACGGCAACGGATTCATCGGCTATCACTGGTTTTTCTTGAAAGATGCTCCGGTAACCTATGAGACCACCGGCGTGGCGTTTCTTGCATTCTGGCTTTTCCAATTCGCCTTCGCCGACACGTGCTCAACAATCACATCGGGAGCGATGATTGGCCGCACCGGATTCGTGGGCGACCTTCTCTATAGCGTCGCTGTTTCTGGATTTATTTACCCGATCATCGGCCACTGGGCATGGGGTCCGGATGGATTCCTTGCCACCATGGGCTCGGCAGGCAACTTCCTTCCCGGATTGGGACAAGGCTTCCACGACTTCGCCGGATCGACCGTCGTTCACACCATTGGCGGATTCGTCGCCCTGGCTGGATCGATCATTCTCGGACCGCGGCTAGGACGCAAGTTCAAGCGCGATGGCGGCGGTCCCATGATGCCGCACGACCTCACCATTGCTGCCAGCGGCGGCCTGTTGCTCTGGTTCGGCTGGTACGGTTTCAATCCGGGAAGCACCCTTTCCGCGATGGACTTTGAAGGCATCGGTCGAGTAGCGGCCAACACTACGCTGGCTGCTTGCGCTGCTGGCCTGACGGCTATGCTCTACGCGTACATTGGCAGCAAAAAATGGGATGTGAGCTTCACCGTCAATGGATTTCTCGCTGGTCTCGTGGCGATCACGTGCCCATGCTATTGGGTGAGTCCAACCGGTGCGATCCTGCTTGGCGGCGTCGCCGGCGTGATCGTTGTGCTCGGTGTGGAGTTTCTCGAATGGCTACGCATCGACGATCCCATCGGCGCCGTTCCCGTACATGGCATCTGCGGCATTTGGGGCACGCTCTCACTCGGACTGTTTGCCTGCGGTAAATACGGAGCCACTGGACCGATTACTCCGGATAACTCTGCCGCACTCAAAGGTCTCTTCTATGGCGGCGGTACTACGCTGCTGGCTGCTCAGGCCATTGGCAGCGTGATCGTCACACTTTCGACGTTCGCTGTGGCAATGGCAGTCATGTACCTGGTCAATCTGACCGGAACGCTGCGCGTCTCCAGGGAAGGCGAGCTGTATGGCTTGGATCTGCACGAACACGGCATTTCGGCTTATCCGGAATATGTGATCTCCGGTCTGGGCAGACCAGCTGGAATGCCGGCGGAAACCCAGCTTGTGGAAGAGCCGGCGCTCATCGCTGCCAAGGTCACTGCAGGACACGCATTCCAGAAAGTAGGCTCGTGA
- the otnI gene encoding 2-oxo-tetronate isomerase, with protein MPKFAANLSSLFTEAAFLERFGLARRNGFAAVEYLFPYDYPKEQLAERLCEHDLRQVLFNLPSGNWEAGERGIACDPRRVSEFEEGVALGLEYALALDCRQLNCIPGIMPLDSCPLSVRETLVNNLRYAASVLSDHKIRLVIEPINAYDYPDYFLNRSAHALAILDEVAHPNLFLLYDVYHMQIMEGNLTHTIAKNISQISHVQIGDVPGRHEPGTGEINFGHLFRQLDALGFEGWIGCQYTPLLSTQQSLDWMVPYRAEAIPA; from the coding sequence ATGCCTAAATTCGCCGCGAACCTCTCCAGCCTGTTTACTGAAGCCGCGTTCCTCGAGCGCTTCGGTCTTGCCCGGAGAAATGGATTTGCCGCTGTAGAGTATCTGTTTCCATACGACTATCCCAAAGAACAGCTTGCCGAACGGTTGTGCGAGCACGACCTGCGGCAAGTGCTGTTCAACCTTCCATCCGGCAATTGGGAGGCAGGCGAGCGTGGAATCGCATGTGACCCGCGTCGTGTATCCGAGTTCGAGGAAGGTGTAGCCCTCGGTCTCGAATACGCACTGGCGCTCGATTGCCGGCAGCTAAACTGCATTCCCGGCATCATGCCGCTTGATAGCTGCCCGCTGTCGGTACGCGAGACGCTGGTCAACAACCTGCGCTACGCCGCGAGTGTTTTGAGCGATCACAAGATCAGGCTGGTCATCGAGCCCATCAATGCCTACGATTATCCCGATTACTTCTTGAATCGTTCAGCTCACGCGCTCGCTATTCTGGATGAAGTCGCACATCCCAATCTCTTTCTTTTGTACGACGTCTATCACATGCAAATCATGGAGGGGAATCTCACTCACACGATCGCGAAAAACATCTCTCAGATTTCGCACGTACAGATCGGAGATGTTCCAGGCCGCCATGAGCCCGGCACAGGCGAGATCAATTTTGGCCATCTCTTCCGCCAACTCGATGCGCTCGGGTTTGAAGGCTGGATCGGGTGCCAATACACTCCGCTGCTGAGCACACAACAGAGTTTGGATTGGATGGTCCCATATCGGGCCGAAGCAATTCCCGCCTGA
- a CDS encoding ABC transporter permease: MQNLLGDLRYTVRQFRMSPVFTTAAVLTLALGIGGTTAIFTLIHAVMLRSLPVSDPARLYRIGDGDDCCVEGGPQDRWGMFSYPLYERLKTEVPEFDAITAFQAGGSRFGVHRQGAETAARPLRSEYVTGSYFSTLGIGALGGRVFTEDDDRPGAAPVLVISHHLWESIYGSDPAIVGSTFIVEGHPFTVIGVAPPGFFGETLRSDPPDMWVPLQQEPLLSGDGSILKQPISAWLRVIGRLRPGATINGVAPRLTGVLRQWMQHDSGYPANWMPDIIRMLPRQTIAVVPAGAGVAVMKEEYGRSLNILLAVCGLVLLIACANVANLLLARAVARRSQTAVRLAVGATRRQMITQALIESVLLALIGGVAGLVVAMGAARLLLRLAFSDATFLPISTRPSLIVLAFTFIVALITGIIFGAAPAWFATRTAPAEALRGSSRSTSDHSSLARKALLIVQATLSVVLVAGATMLGRSLNKLEHQDFGFQIANRVEVSLNRPPATYTLPKLQALYRDLETRLNRLPGVQGSGLALYNPLTDNWGELVLVEGHPAPKLNEEAGASWDRLSADYMQNLGMTLVRGRMFTAADNETTAPVAVVNEAFVKRFFKDKNEDPIDHHFGLDMPENVGTFRIVGIVHDARFAGWGFHQPPRPMFYVPLAQNVDYKDPLMKRLELQSHFLGGILLKTNQAPGALEPLLTRILADVDPNLTINSVRTMQQEVDLTFDQERATASLAGLFGIVALLLAAVGLYGVTAYTVAQRTNEIGVRMALGADRAKVVELVLRGAFKRVLVGLIIGLPLAIGAGKLISSQLYGVSFWDPFALGVAASALAVCAFFAAIIPAGRAASISPMKALRTE, encoded by the coding sequence ATGCAAAACCTGCTAGGCGATCTTCGCTACACAGTGCGGCAGTTCCGCATGTCGCCGGTTTTCACCACAGCGGCGGTACTCACGCTAGCTCTCGGCATCGGTGGCACGACTGCAATCTTCACGCTCATTCATGCCGTGATGCTGCGCTCGCTGCCGGTCTCCGATCCGGCGCGGCTCTATCGCATTGGCGATGGCGACGATTGCTGCGTGGAAGGTGGACCGCAGGATCGCTGGGGCATGTTTTCTTATCCGCTTTACGAGCGGTTGAAAACCGAGGTGCCCGAATTTGACGCGATTACCGCGTTCCAGGCCGGGGGCTCGCGTTTTGGAGTGCATCGCCAGGGAGCGGAGACCGCCGCTCGACCGCTACGCTCGGAGTACGTGACTGGAAGTTATTTTTCAACATTGGGAATTGGAGCGCTCGGCGGGCGCGTCTTCACCGAGGATGACGACCGCCCTGGAGCCGCTCCCGTGCTCGTCATCAGCCATCATCTCTGGGAATCAATCTATGGCAGCGATCCAGCCATCGTTGGTTCAACCTTCATCGTTGAAGGTCATCCGTTCACCGTGATCGGTGTAGCTCCGCCGGGATTCTTCGGGGAGACTCTGCGCAGCGATCCGCCCGATATGTGGGTACCTCTACAGCAGGAACCCTTACTTTCAGGGGATGGCTCAATCCTGAAGCAGCCCATCAGCGCATGGCTGCGCGTGATCGGAAGATTGCGCCCGGGCGCGACTATCAACGGCGTGGCTCCCCGGCTCACAGGCGTACTGCGCCAATGGATGCAGCACGATTCCGGCTATCCCGCCAACTGGATGCCGGACATCATCCGCATGCTACCGCGCCAGACCATTGCTGTAGTACCGGCCGGTGCAGGAGTAGCAGTGATGAAAGAAGAATATGGTCGCAGCCTGAACATTCTCCTGGCGGTCTGCGGGCTGGTGCTGCTGATAGCCTGCGCCAATGTCGCCAATCTGCTTCTGGCTCGCGCGGTTGCTCGGCGCTCCCAAACCGCTGTACGCCTTGCGGTCGGCGCGACCCGCAGGCAGATGATTACGCAAGCGTTGATCGAAAGCGTCTTACTAGCGCTCATTGGAGGAGTCGCAGGTCTCGTGGTAGCGATGGGAGCTGCGCGGCTGTTGCTGAGATTGGCATTCAGCGATGCGACTTTTCTTCCGATCAGCACACGGCCTTCACTGATCGTGCTGGCGTTTACGTTCATTGTCGCTCTCATTACGGGAATCATCTTCGGCGCAGCGCCGGCATGGTTTGCTACGAGGACCGCTCCCGCGGAGGCCCTACGCGGCTCCAGTCGCAGCACCAGCGATCATTCTTCTCTCGCACGCAAGGCTCTGCTGATCGTGCAAGCCACGCTTTCCGTTGTCCTTGTAGCCGGCGCCACGATGCTGGGACGTAGTTTGAACAAACTCGAACATCAAGATTTCGGGTTCCAGATTGCGAACCGAGTCGAGGTGTCGCTCAATCGTCCACCCGCAACCTACACGCTGCCCAAGCTGCAGGCGCTGTATCGCGACCTTGAAACTCGCCTGAATCGTTTGCCGGGAGTGCAAGGCTCCGGGCTGGCGCTCTACAACCCGCTCACCGACAACTGGGGCGAGTTAGTGCTGGTGGAAGGACATCCGGCTCCCAAGTTGAATGAAGAAGCGGGCGCTTCCTGGGACCGTTTGAGCGCCGATTATATGCAGAACCTCGGCATGACACTGGTTCGCGGTCGAATGTTTACCGCCGCAGATAACGAGACCACTGCTCCGGTTGCGGTTGTGAACGAGGCTTTTGTAAAGCGCTTTTTCAAAGACAAGAACGAAGATCCAATCGACCATCACTTCGGTCTCGATATGCCGGAAAATGTTGGAACGTTCCGCATCGTTGGCATCGTTCATGACGCTCGCTTTGCTGGTTGGGGATTTCATCAGCCACCGCGGCCTATGTTCTACGTTCCCCTGGCGCAGAATGTCGATTACAAAGATCCGCTGATGAAGCGCCTTGAACTGCAGTCGCACTTCCTCGGCGGGATTCTCTTGAAGACGAATCAGGCTCCCGGCGCGCTCGAGCCGCTGCTTACGCGGATTCTGGCCGACGTGGACCCCAACTTGACGATCAACAGCGTGCGCACCATGCAGCAGGAAGTAGACCTCACGTTCGATCAGGAACGCGCAACCGCCAGCCTCGCAGGGCTGTTTGGAATCGTTGCTCTCCTGCTGGCTGCAGTTGGACTTTATGGCGTAACTGCATACACGGTCGCGCAGCGCACCAACGAAATCGGAGTGCGCATGGCGCTCGGCGCAGATCGCGCCAAGGTGGTCGAGCTGGTTTTGCGCGGAGCTTTTAAGCGCGTGCTGGTGGGACTGATTATCGGACTGCCGCTGGCGATTGGAGCAGGAAAGCTGATTTCTTCACAGTTGTACGGAGTTTCATTTTGGGACCCGTTCGCCCTGGGAGTCGCAGCGAGCGCGCTGGCGGTCTGCGCGTTCTTCGCAGCCATCATACCCGCGGGACGCGCGGCTTCGATTTCGCCTATGAAGGCGCTCAGGACGGAGTAG